The Oncorhynchus clarkii lewisi isolate Uvic-CL-2024 chromosome 8, UVic_Ocla_1.0, whole genome shotgun sequence nucleotide sequence ggagggactgggagactggtaaggatagaggaaacaatgaatggagccaaatacaggcaaatccttgatgagaacctgcttcagagtgcagaTGACCTTACATGCTGACCGCGCAGGTTGATTTTGTCCCCACACACCAGATGCGAGCAGGACGTGCAGGTTGAAGTATCAAAattaactctgaaccaattacattaagcAAACATTTATGGTAATTTAGCCAGCTTGCTGTTGTtcggttgttattttacctgaaatgcacaaggtcctctactctgaccactaatccacagataaaagggtaaactgAGTTAGTTTCTAGGTATCTATCCTTCAGGCTTCTTagtctttggactttatatggtggttggcaaccaactttaaggtgcattaccaccaccaactggagtgtagacctcagttcatctttcaatcacccacatgggtatatgctcctaaaaaccaatgggtatatgctcctaaaaaacaatgggtatatgctcctaaaaaccaatgggTATacgctcctaaaaaccaatgggtatatgctcctaaaaaacaatgggtatatgctcctacaAACcaatgggtatatgctcctaaaaaccaatgggtatatgctcctaaaaaccaatgggtatatgctcctaaaaaccaatgaggagatgagagaggcgggacttgcagtgcATCAAAGCGTCACAAATGGAACCAAGATCTATTTcagcgcctggctacgcagatGCTCGTTGACACGTGTGaccagtgtgggtgcaatgattgaataacatgtacgtgtacatttattttgcagcgCGTGCGacacgagcggtgtggtcagcagcatacagccaaagcaatacttggaatggcttcagaacaagaatgtgaaagtccttgagtggcccagccaaagcttcaatgaatcccattgaaaatctgtgggaAGACTtcaagattgctgttcaccgtcGCTCCCCATCTACCTTAACAGGGCTTGAAAACATCTGCAAaaccagatgtgcaaagctgatgcaGACATACCCAAAGCTGTAATCGCCGACAAAGGTGCCTCTACAAAGTAcagactcaggggtgtgaataagttaggtttttgtatttcattttaaatacatttgcaaatatttctaaaaacatgttttcacttaccggtagtccttatggggtattgtgtgtagatgggttagAAAAAATGGATGTGTAATCCATTTTGAAgtcaggctgtaccacaacaaaatgtggactaagtcaaggggtatgaatactttttgaattgACTGTATGTGGTGATATGAGGGCAAATGCATTGTATATGGTGATATGAGAGGACACTGTATATGGTGATATGAGAGGACACTGTGTATGGTGATATGAGAGGACACTGTATATGGTGATATGAGAGGACACTGTATAAGGTGATATGAGAGGACACTGAGTATGGTGATATGAGAGGACACTGTATATGGTGATATGAGAGGACACTGTATATGGTGATATGAGAGGACACTGTATATGGTGATATGAGAGGGCACTGTATATGGTGATATGAGAGGACACTGTATATGGTGATATGAGAGGACACTGTATATGGTGATATGAGAGGACACTGTATATGGTGATATGAGAGGACACTGTATATGGTGATATGAGAGGACACTGTATATGATGATATGAGAGGACACTGTATATGGTGATATGAGAGGACACTGTGTATGGTGATATGAGAGGACACTGTGTATGGTGATATGAGAGGACACTGTATATGGTGATATGAGAGGACACTGTATATGATGATATGAGAGGACACTGTATATGGTGATATGAGAGGACACTGTATATGGTGATATGAGAGGACACTGTATATGGTGATATGAGAGGACACTGTATATGGTGATATGAGAGGACACTGTATATGGTGATATGAGAGGACACTGTATATGGTGATATGAGAGGACACTGTATATGGTGATATGAGAGGACACTGTATATGATGATATGAGAGGACACTGTGTATGGTGATATGAGAGGACACTGTGTATGGTGATATGAGAGGACACTGTATATGGTGATATGAGAGGACACTGTATATGGTGATATGAGAGGACTGTATATGGTGATATGAGaggacactgtatatgacatgaaTAGGTACATGTGTAAAGAAAAATGTAAGTCTGGCCCGAggcatttttgttttgtttctgagAACAGATATTGCTGGGAAAAGAGACTCACTGCACTGGttttataaaaacatttagcTTCTGTTTGTGAAAATACCTAAATGGGAAAAGATGTCCATCTGAATCATGCTATACCAGTCTGTGTCACTGCCATGACAAAAAAAAGTTTGCACTCTAATAGGAAGAAAATGCACTCTTATGGCTCAGGCAGTAACGTTTGTCATCGAACAACCTCGGATAACGGGactgtagctaggtttccatccaattgacgacattttcatgcgaatattctgaAATCCGCATAAAGAAAATATGCCCGTTTCCACCACCGGATTTGTTgcagattttttattttaaagtgcATGATGACGTAGGGCACACAGTGTCCTTTTTCGCTTACGTTTACATACATCCTGTAAAAAAAATCCCACATTCCGTGTGTTAAATGGGTTTCCTCTGTTTTCAACTCTAccaatagttttgtcacaaaaacaccttgcgttaaatagcaaatgtggcTACTCTGGTCTTGACACGTGCGATCTAGCCAACAACTGGCAGATACAGTGGCAGGTAGACTGGTCTACACGATGAGATTATTATAGATAAAAgccatttgtatttgtcaaaccgCACGGCAGTTGCATCGATAAACATATCACCAGAATCAGACCCTCGATATTAACTGGAAAGGCGCATCAAGATCACCATGTACTTTCATGATAATTTATCTGtcgcctaataaactgcatggtttcctgagtcgtagtgggaggaccacacaccatatcatcacgtgactccaaacttacttcgatatgatggttattatattaaTATTTGGGCATGGAAGCGTTTTCACTGCCATTTATCGCATCATTAATTTTACCGACCAAAAAGATCCCACGatgtcgaacgaacaaattgTCGGCCTAtccacttcctgtttccatcacagctctCGTGATTTTTCTTTATATATGGCTATggctttactcgcataaaaactggatggaaacctggttaatgtCTTTGAtcttgagggaaaaaaacaaactAGCACGTAAATCTCCATTATCATAGATGTTTTGACTATCGACAGATCTCTGTTTAGACAAGGAAGTTGCGTATTTCCGGGTTTCGGTAACTTTTTTATGTAGCAACGTGACGTCAATATATCCCGACGGCAGAGACAGCTGATGCAAAACTTACACCTGCTTTGTCGGCTACATGATTTCAGCTACTCTATTATAGTTATATAGAAAACGTGTCCTTGTTGAAATACTGAACGTAAACATGTTGCTGCATGGTAGACTATCAGAATTCTGTATTTTTCTACAGGCTATGTTTGTTTTAGCGTGCTGTTTCAGCGATATAGAATCGGGGCCTATCGCGACGAGTGGATCTGTTCAACCAAACGGGGATCGTTTTAAACTCGAGGGTCGGGCAATCGTTCCTGGAGTGAAAACACAAGACTGGATTTCATCAGCCCGAGTCACGGTAGAGGGTGAAGAGTATATAGGCTTTATGAGGTAAGACTTGAGGCTTGAACGAAGAAAAACAACTAATAGTTACAGCTGTCGGATTGTTGTGCAAGTTAAGGGCTAACACTAGCCGGGGCCCTGTGTTGTGGTCACTACTAGCAACCAGCCTCGATGTTGCTAGATTCGTTTTTTTGTGGTACGTTTTTACcacaatttcgtgatatccaattagtagttagtcttgtcccatcgctagtTTGTAGTTGACAGCTAGCAACGACGTTATCGGTGTCATCATCTCAGTCTATTTGCAGTCTGGTTTATCAAATGCCTGATAATTGAGATGAAGAATAACTAATTGAGACTATGCTGAGTGTCCAACTTTTTCATGTGGTAAATTCCAAGTTCCACAGTGTATTGTCAAGGGGTTTAAGTAAATATTGTTTGCTAGttaactagcacacacacacactttgttagTTCCCACTCTGGCCAAGGGCCCAATTTGCCAAGGACTCCAACACCTGTTATAATGCTAGATCAAATTGAACATGGCTGTTACTGTATAATGTTAATTGATTCCTTAGTAAATCCCTAACCTGCAACTTAGAATTTCtcaatcctctctgtctctctgcagaaCTGATGGCAGCTTTGTCGTTAATGATGTTCCCTCGGGATCTTACGTTGTGGAAGTAATCTCTCCTGGATACAAATTTGAAGCAGTCCGTGTAGACATCACATCTAAAGGAAAAATGAGGTATAGTTGTTTTGTTCAGGGTGTGAGAGTCGTCGAAGGAGGTGAACAAAACTGCATTTTTGTACCGTATCAGCATAACttcattagaggtcgaccgattatgatttttcgacgcagatgccgattattggaggaccaaaaaaaagccaaTAACAATTAATCGTCcgtttttatttaattatttatttatttgtaataatgacaattacaacaatgagcacttattttaacttaatataatacatgaataaaatcaatttagcctcaaataaataatgaaacatgttcaatttggtttaaagtgttggagaagacagtgaaagtgcaatatgtgccatgtaagaaagctaacgtttaagttccttgctcagaacatgagaacatatgaaagctggtggttccttttaacatgagtcttcaatattcccaggtaagaagttttaggttgtagttattataggaatatttctctctataccatatttcattaacctttgactattgcaTGTTCTTATAggaactttagtattgccagtgtaactgtatagcttccgtccttctcctcgctcctacctgggctcgaaccaggaacacaacgacaactgccaccctcgaagcagcgttacccatcgctccacaaaagccacagcccttgcagagcaaggggaacaaccactccaagtctcagagcgagtgacgtttgaaacgctattagcgcacaccctgctaactagctagctatttcacatcggttacacaagcctaaactcgggagttgataggcttgatagcctgctgctgcctaccgctgcctaccatcactcagtcagactgctctatcaaatcatagacttagttataacatgataacacacagaaatacgagccttaggtcattaatatggtcgaatccggaaactatcatcttgaAAACAAGACTTTTCTTTTTTCAGTGAAAtgcggaaccgttccgtattttatctaacgggtggcatccataagtctaaatattcctgttacattgcacaaccttcaatgttatttcataattacgtacaattctggcaaattaggcggtcCAAACTGTTGcattaccctgactctgcgtgcaatgaacgcaagagaagtgacacaatttcacctggttaatattgcctgctaacctggatttcttttagctaaatatgcaggtttaaaaaatatacttgtgtattgattttaagaaaggcattgctGTTCATGGTTacgtacacattggagcaacgatacgcaccgcatcgattatatggaacgcaggacacgctagataaactagtcatatcatcaaccatgtgtagttaactagtgattatgattcattgattgattgttttttataagataagtttaatgctagctagcaacttaccttggcttactgcattcacgtaacaggcaggctactcgtggagtgcaatgagaggcaggtggttagtgttggagaagttaactgtacggttgcaagattgaatcccccgagctgacaaggtaaaaatctgtcgttctgcccctgaacaaggcagttaacccactgttcctaggccgtcattgaaaataagaatgtgttcttaacggacttgcctagttaaataaaaaataaaaaaactgccaagtcggtgtccaaaaatacctcCGTATCTCCCTCCGTacctattagaggtcgaccgattaattagggccgatttcaagttttcataacaattggaaatcggccctaattaatcggccattcagattaatcggccgacctctaataggtacggagggagagagggtatagtCTAGTCTATTAATCGGTCTAATCTTCATTCATGATCTTCCACGTGTATTGTCCACATACTTGGGCCCCGATTTCCCATTGACAGTATGAGACTAGTCTTATTCTGTGTCTGGGAGAAGTGCCCTTGATGTCTTGCCTCTTTGCCAGGCTTATAGCTAGTATACGTGGTAGGGAAGGAGACGACTTGATGTCTAAGCGGTGGTTGACTTCACAGGGCCCGCCTGGTGAACTTCATCAAGACGTCTGAGGTGATCCGCCAGCCGTACCCACTCCAGCTGAGGTCCTCTGGGCCACACACCTACTTCATGAAGAGAGAGACCTGGGGGTGGACTGACTTCCTCATGAATCCCATGGTGAGATGATCAGATGCGAATGATGCATAGAATAGTGTTTACTGTGTCCCTTGGCACATATTCTGAAAGAGGGCCATGCTGTGTCATCAGATTCTAAGTAAATGTGAACTTGCCGCTTTGTGATTGGAGGAGAGTCCCActgtggtaatagtgtagtattacTCTATTGTAATTGCTTTACTGTCCCATGCAAAGGTATCATACCGGTCCTTCAACACACATGCCTCCCTAACAGGTGTCATTTAACTAGTGCCTTTTTTCGCATGGTGTTTGTACTAGTGAGTAATATAATAAAAGGTCTAGCCAATATCAGAAAAATAATAGGTGATGCCCTCTGCTGTTTAACATTTGACtgttgtcaaggcaaagggtggctactttgaagaatctcaaatataatatatatttagatttaacacttttttgtttgtttactatgtCATCCCATTTGTATTATTTCATAgctttgtcttcactattattctacaatgtagaaaatagtaaaaaataaaggaaaacccctggaatgagtggtactgtgtgtgtaatatacacagccgttcaaaagtttggggtcacttgtttttgaaagaaaagcatatagatactcaactagtctaaagaaggccagttttattgcttttttaatcagtACAAacggttttcagctgtgctaacataatctgcgaagggttttctaatgatcaattagccttttaaaatgatacacttggattagctaacacaacatgccattggaacacaggagtgatggttgctgataatgggcctctgtacgcctgtgtagatattccataaaaaatcagccgtttccagctacaatagtcatttacaacattaacaatgtctacactgtatttctgatcaattctatgttgttttaatggacaaaaaaattgctttattttcaaaaacagggacatttctaagtgaccccaaacgtgtgtgtgtgtgtttttttactctgcattgttgggaaaggacccgtaagtaagccattcactgttagtctacacctgttgtttacgaagcgtgTGACAAATATTTGATTTAATGCGTGTCTGATTCCCCAGGTCCTGATGATGGTCCTTCCTCTGCTCATTATCGTCCTGCTCCCTAAGGTTGTCAACACCAACGACCCTGAGATGAGAAAGGTAAACCAGGACACCTGTACTCTGACACCTCTCTACTCACCTGTTGTGAATTGTCTGCCATCCAGTACATTCAGTGTTGATACATTTAAATGTATATTTCATAGTAAGGgaactcacctcatccaccaccaatgtgaaGCACCTACATAatgtgtttgtgctgtcttgccaactctcATTGTCATTGCGTAGCagaaacagatctgagaccaggctaggtCACACCAGTGTGATACGAACTAATCGTGTGTGTTTATTCACTCTACCTTCCCAGGAAATGGAGCAGTCAATGAACATGCTGAACCCCAACCCTGAGCTACCTGACGTGTCTGAGTTCATGACCAAGCTGTTCTCCGGGTCCAAGAGCTCCAGCAGCAAGGCTGTAGGTGGCAGCAAGGCTAGTGGCCGCCCAGCAGTCAAGAGGAGGTAGTACCAGAACATTACATGTACCCCCGGGCCTGAGGAACCACTCTTAACTAGTCATACCATGGAAATAATAGCATTTTTTAAAGAGCTTTTTTCATTTGTACAGTTGTTTTTTGAGAGGGGTCTTTCATTGTGGTCTGAAATACAAGTCTGGCTGTCTGATTGTAAGTGGAATGACTGAGGATATGAGAAGGCttgaggttaaaaaaaatatatattaattttTGCACTGCGCTGTTGAAACCCATTTTACTCTTCATTTGATGTTTTGCATTGTACCTGTGAGTGACTTTGTTATGCCTGCTTGGTTCCTTCATATACTCCTTGTTGTTTAACCCTTGTCTCCTTGGCTAGATGGGATAACTGTCTCTAACAACCCTTGGGTGTGTGTACTACTTTACTGAGGCATCATACATGAATGTTAGTTCTAATTCTACTACTTGAATGAGAGAATGCATTCATATTCAGaggttttatatatttttgagtTAGGGCCGAGGTCAGggtattcaactctgacccttACGAGGTCCGTAGCCTGCTAGTTTTCGGTCCTATCTGATAATtcattgcacccacctggtgtcccaggtctaaatcagtccctgattagaggagaaatattattattattattattattattttaaagcagtggaactggcttcgaggtccagagttgaataTGAGGGGTCTAAGTAATAGAACTGTGAATGGACTGTAAAAATGGATATAATTTTAATTGTCAAGAATgaaaaaatacttatttaaataccaaggtgaaataaaaatgtaaatggtGGAACTGTCTCGTtatcagttgtgttctgtggaTCGTGTATTCCTTGGGGAGGGAACATGAAATAATTCAACCTAatgtccaacgtttcgacagtcttcatcagggtataatgacacaCTGCGGGGTGACAAGTTTGTatagtgtcaaaggacacacacacaggtgtttgTAGTCATGGCtgggtgtggcctgatatcattggttcaTTCTCagatcagatttaaaaaaaataacataccAAAAACTTGAATGGATAGCATCtgatcatagatacaatttgtCTCCGTAAGCCTacaaaacatttacaatgaaACGCAAAATcacaatgatcacaagaacggctTCTGATCAAAGTCTACACAGAGATCGAACGGAGCAGGAGGTATTTAAATtaaaagatccaggcagcctctcattTTAACAAATTGTCACGATCACCCCCCCCCTCCTAGGGATGGTGACATGGTCGATGCCGTTACAACGTTGGGGCGAAATCGCGTGGTTTGGTTCCAACTcgtgggccgcaactggataagtCGTGTTTTTGCCCCTACTGGTGCTACAATGCGCCGAGATTCGTACTTTTTAATTCGCACTTTGTTCCACCCACATTTTTACCACAATAACACGTTTATAAGGTAAAATAATGATAACGCCTTTTAAATGGGATCTGTTTCCCTTTTTTGTGGGTGTTTTGAAAGATCTACATAtttaagtgccattgcattgagcacagccattacactggTAGTTTCCATCCActaggggcgcaaatagacgttgtgCAGGGATaccttggggtggtaaatcagagtgtacCGATtgatctctgagatttctgccccgcaAAAATATGACCAGGGGAGGGtctgaaaacacattaccgagactgtcatcggatcttagaatgtgccaatgtttgtgaacgattcccttaatttgttcagagcacgTTGAATAGCGGGGTAGCTAGAATGCTTATTTTTGTGAGACTccttgaaaaaggtcatgtctCGGGTTGTTTAGAATTTTCTCAGTGGCAGTATTAATCTGCCCATTTTTGTACCCCCTCTCCTTTAATtttctttgcgtctcagccatatttctgtcaATCTTTGGGAAGGGAACACCATAAAAAACGTTGGCAGTGCTCAGCGGGCGGCTGTCCTGTCGCCTCTGACCATAGAACATCTGTCGCCATTTTCCATTTCCTGACTCTACGTGTTGAATCACCATCGTTCCCCTACACACAGCAGTTGATCTACTGCGCACGGCCCACATTCGCTATGCTGTGTTCCCTCTCTTTGCCTGTCATGTTCTAGAACTGCCTTATTGGAATGTCTGGCGTTTTTTTCTGGGGATGTGGAACATCCCTGATTTAATAAACATGgataaaaatgtatcaaccagTCAGTTTAATGGTTAACTCACATGGAAGTGGTTTAACTAGGCACAGTTGAGGTTATTTTCCAATTGTCCCGAGGGGAACACTGATCTGACCATGTATAAATGATTGGATTGCTGTTTGTGGGCTAGAGGGAGTGTGAACCATATTTCTTACACCCGATCACCTTTTAATTGCTTTGATTTCTGAGCGAAATTCTTAGTTATCATACCTTGGTTTGTGTTGTATTTAGCATTTATCATAAAGTGGTCCCTGgggtttcttttttttaaaaacagtgTATCACCTGCACAGTTTGTAAAGTGTGAATGGATTGAGATGACATTGTCATCCACTAGCTACATCTCCCGACAACTTCTCCCCAGCTTGGACagctgtttttaaaaaaaataatattttttaacgAAGGCAAGCAGAGGCAAAGTGTAAATATACATATTAAAACATATTATCCATGATATATGTCCTCAATAAAAAACACTTGATGATCAACTACACTCAGGGTTGCCGTAGGAACAACTGTTCAGTTGGATGTCTATTTATAGACCAATCTAACATGGGAGAGATTGTTGTGTCCCCAAAAGGGATCCATATGTAATGCACTGCTTTAGCAAAGGAGCAGCCACCTGCTCCGTCCTGAAACCCATCAGCTTGGGTAACATCTGCAATGACCCACTATTCTCTGTCTAGATCCCTGTCCTCTAGGTGGGTGTCACTAGTCACTCAGATCCCTGTCCTCTAGGTGGGTGTCACTAGTCACTCAGTCAGATCCCTGTCCTCTAGCTGGGTGTCACTAGTCACTCACTCAGATCCCTGTCTTCTAGGTGGGTGTCACTAGTCACTCAGATCCCTGTCCTCTAGGTGGGTGTCACTAGTCACTCAGTCAGATCCCTGTCCTCTAGGTGGGTGTCACTAGTCACTCAGATCCCTGTCCTCTAGGTGGGTGTCACTAGTCAGTCAGATCCCTGTCCTCTAGGTGGGTGTCACTAGTCAGTCAGATCCCTGTCCTCTAGGTGGGTGTCCTCTAGGTGGGTGTCACTAGTCACTCAGACCCCTGTCCTCTAGGTGGGTGTCACTAGTCACTCAGTCAGATCCCTGTCCTCTAGGTGGGTGTCACTAGTCACTCAGTCAGATCCCTGTCCTCTAGGTGGGTGTCACTAGTCAGTCAGATCCCTGTCCTCTAGGTGGGTGTCACTAGTCAGTCAGATCCCTGTCCTCTAGGTGGGTGTCACTAGTCAGTCAGATCCCTGTCCTCTAGGTGGGTGTCACTAGTCAGTCAGATCCCTGTCCTCTAGGTGGGTGTCACGAGTCACTCAGTCAGATCCCTGTCCTCTAGGTGGGTGTCACTAGTCAGTCAGATCCCTGTCCTCTAGGTGGGTGTCACTAGTCACTCAGATCCCTGTCCTCTAGGTGGGTGTCACTAGTCACTCAGATCCCTGTCCTCTAGGTGGGTGTCACTAGTCAGTCAGATCCCTGTCCTCTAGGTGGGTGTCACTAGTCAGTCAGATCCCTGTCCTCTAGGTGGGTGTCACTAGTCAGTCAGATCCCTGTCCTCTAGGTGGGTGTCACTAGTCAGTCAGATCCCTGTCCTCTAGGTGGGTGTCACTAGTCAGTCAGATCCCTGTCCTCTAGGTGGGTGTCACTAGTCACTCAGATCCCTGTCCTCTAGGTGGGTGTCACTAGTCAGTCAGATCCCTGTCCTCTAGGTGGGTGTCACTAGTCACTCAGATCCCTGTCCTCTAGGTGGGTGTCACTAGTCACTCAGACCCCTGTCCTCTAGGTGGGTGTCACTAGTCACTCAGTCAGATCCCTGTCCTCTAGGTGGGTGTCACTAGTCACTCAGTCAAATCCCTGTCCTCTAGGTAGGTGTCACTAGTCAGTCAGATCCCTGTCCTCTAGGTAGGTGTCACTAGTCAGTCAGATCCCTGTCCTCTAGGTGGGTGTCACTAGTCAGTCAGATCCCTGTCCTCTAGGTGGATGTCACTAGTCAGTCAGATCCCTGTCCTCTAGGTGGGTGTCACTAGTCAGTCAGATCCCTGTCCTCTAGGTGGATGTCACTAGTCAGTCAGATTGCTGAGGTGTC carries:
- the LOC139414908 gene encoding endoplasmic reticulum membrane protein complex subunit 7-like, encoding MLLHGRLSEFCIFLQAMFVLACCFSDIESGPIATSGSVQPNGDRFKLEGRAIVPGVKTQDWISSARVTVEGEEYIGFMRTDGSFVVNDVPSGSYVVEVISPGYKFEAVRVDITSKGKMRARLVNFIKTSEVIRQPYPLQLRSSGPHTYFMKRETWGWTDFLMNPMVLMMVLPLLIIVLLPKVVNTNDPEMRKEMEQSMNMLNPNPELPDVSEFMTKLFSGSKSSSSKAVGGSKASGRPAVKRR